Proteins encoded by one window of Kribbella italica:
- a CDS encoding MFS transporter, whose translation MSSTSSSFLKQPKSVWAVAFACVIAFMGIGLVDPILKPIAEQLHASPSQVSLLFTSYMAVIGVAMLITGAVSSRIGAKRTLLIGLAIIVVFSALAGLSNSIGAIVAFRAGWGLGNALFIATALATIVNSAAGSVAEAIILYEAALGVGIAAGPLVGGELGTISWRGPFFGVAVLMTIALAATAFLLPASPPAPRRTSILEPLKALRHRSLATVAVTALLYNFGFFTLLAFTPFPLAMSARQIGLIFFGWGIGLALTSVFAAPWLQRHFGTLPVVMTALLLFAADLAVMGVYAHHPHVLAVGVVVAGLFLGVNNTLITEAVMGAAPVERGTASAAYSFVRFSGGAVAPWLAGKLGEEVNVQLPFYVGAFAVVMAVGALATGWKPLAHLRIPSSHSRTEAEAITVADA comes from the coding sequence GTGAGCAGCACGAGCAGCTCCTTTCTCAAGCAACCCAAGTCCGTCTGGGCCGTCGCCTTCGCCTGTGTGATCGCGTTCATGGGCATCGGCCTGGTCGACCCGATCCTCAAGCCGATCGCCGAGCAGCTGCACGCCAGCCCTTCGCAGGTGTCGCTGCTGTTCACCAGCTACATGGCCGTGATCGGCGTCGCGATGCTGATCACCGGCGCGGTCTCCAGCCGGATCGGCGCGAAGCGCACTCTGCTGATCGGTCTCGCGATCATCGTGGTGTTCAGCGCGCTGGCCGGCCTGTCGAACTCGATCGGCGCCATCGTCGCCTTCCGGGCCGGCTGGGGCCTGGGCAACGCGTTGTTCATCGCGACCGCCCTGGCCACCATCGTGAACTCCGCGGCCGGCTCGGTCGCCGAGGCGATCATCCTGTACGAGGCGGCGCTCGGCGTCGGGATCGCGGCCGGCCCGTTGGTCGGCGGTGAGCTCGGCACGATCTCGTGGCGCGGCCCGTTCTTCGGCGTCGCCGTCCTGATGACGATCGCGCTCGCCGCGACCGCGTTCCTGCTGCCGGCCTCGCCGCCGGCTCCGCGCCGTACGTCGATCCTCGAACCGCTGAAGGCGTTGCGGCACCGGTCGCTGGCCACCGTCGCGGTGACCGCGCTGCTCTACAACTTCGGCTTCTTCACCCTGCTCGCGTTCACCCCGTTCCCGCTGGCGATGTCGGCCCGGCAGATCGGCCTGATCTTCTTCGGCTGGGGCATCGGGCTCGCGCTCACGTCGGTCTTCGCGGCGCCGTGGCTGCAACGCCACTTCGGCACGCTCCCCGTGGTGATGACTGCGCTGCTGCTGTTCGCCGCCGACCTGGCCGTGATGGGCGTCTACGCCCACCATCCGCACGTGCTCGCGGTCGGCGTGGTCGTGGCCGGCCTGTTCCTCGGTGTGAACAACACGCTGATCACCGAGGCCGTGATGGGCGCGGCTCCGGTCGAACGCGGTACGGCGTCCGCGGCGTACAGCTTCGTCCGCTTCTCCGGCGGCGCGGTCGCGCCGTGGCTGGCCGGCAAGCTCGGCGAGGAGGTCAACGTCCAGCTGCCGTTCTACGTCGGCGCTTTCGCCGTCGTAATGGCCGTCGGCGCTCTGGCCACGGGCTGGAAGCCGCTCGCCCACCTGCGCATCCCGTCGTCGCACTCCCGGACCGAGGCGGAAGCGATCACCGTCGCCGACGCCTGA
- a CDS encoding ABC transporter permease, translated as MLRMSLGALRDRWHLFAGAVVAVAFGVGLIQSALQVMAATDAPSLPPGLTGLERSKIRDGYAGAATLLGMSVMLAVFLTVFVVSTTFGFAVVQRRRELGLLRLVGAQRGSLRLMLLLEATVLGLAGTVLGVPLGLLGTWAQSALLIELSMLPSWFDAPWIWGTLWVAAFVGVGTAVVGAFAAAWRASRVSALEAIGDLPRTMPVMTGWRWFWGVSSAGFTVLMVIAAQAAGDFVAGLLIALVVMISGSVALSQLSPIVVPIAGRLPAVVLRGSVVTDLAKAGVLHAVRRSAATAAPLIVLVGLLAGLWGVFGSLAKAVGEEQRQLISADLVVEGSVKPGEGIAAVSEQTTVPVTIVGKKQTRYSEAVGIDPAGYQRTHELRPRRGSLDKLSGATIAIGPGMAAEGYKLGQVLTATIGGKRLQVKVVALMPETLDVTENFFVPKELTEGLGGSTETLVKVDPGADLKTVGRAVSAAGGGAVRTVEEWAEDKAAVEQRDDTGIFVVLMGLAGVYAAVAVVNAVVMAAAERRREFALARMAGLTRRQVVGIATVESLTVVVVGVLLGAVVAGAAMAGIAAGTAQMFGVVVVAVPWRLLGLLLAGSLAVVGGTAAITAWTTTRFSPVVVLGGRE; from the coding sequence ATGCTGAGGATGTCGCTGGGGGCGTTGCGGGATCGGTGGCACCTGTTCGCGGGTGCGGTGGTGGCGGTCGCGTTCGGGGTCGGGCTGATCCAGTCCGCCCTGCAGGTGATGGCCGCGACGGACGCGCCGTCGCTGCCGCCGGGACTGACCGGGCTCGAGCGGTCGAAGATCCGCGACGGCTACGCAGGCGCCGCGACGCTGCTCGGGATGTCGGTGATGCTGGCCGTCTTCCTGACCGTGTTCGTGGTCAGTACGACGTTCGGCTTCGCCGTCGTCCAGCGCCGGCGCGAGCTCGGGCTGCTGCGACTGGTCGGCGCCCAGCGCGGCAGCCTGCGCCTCATGTTGTTGCTCGAAGCAACGGTGCTCGGCCTGGCCGGGACGGTGCTGGGGGTGCCGCTCGGGCTGCTCGGGACGTGGGCGCAGTCGGCGCTGCTGATCGAGCTGAGCATGCTGCCGTCCTGGTTCGACGCGCCGTGGATCTGGGGCACGCTGTGGGTCGCCGCGTTCGTGGGCGTGGGAACGGCGGTGGTCGGCGCGTTCGCGGCGGCCTGGCGGGCGTCTCGGGTCAGTGCGCTGGAGGCGATCGGGGACCTGCCGCGGACGATGCCGGTGATGACCGGGTGGCGGTGGTTCTGGGGAGTGTCGTCGGCCGGGTTCACGGTGCTGATGGTGATCGCCGCGCAGGCCGCGGGAGATTTCGTGGCCGGGTTGCTGATCGCGCTGGTGGTGATGATCAGCGGGTCGGTCGCGTTGAGCCAGCTGAGTCCGATCGTCGTGCCGATCGCCGGTCGGCTGCCCGCGGTGGTGCTGCGCGGTTCCGTGGTCACGGATCTCGCGAAGGCCGGCGTCCTGCACGCCGTACGGCGAAGTGCCGCGACCGCGGCGCCGCTGATCGTGCTGGTCGGACTGCTGGCCGGGTTGTGGGGTGTGTTCGGGTCGCTGGCCAAGGCGGTGGGGGAGGAGCAGCGGCAGCTGATCTCGGCGGATCTGGTGGTCGAGGGGTCGGTCAAGCCGGGGGAGGGGATCGCGGCGGTGTCGGAGCAGACGACGGTGCCGGTGACGATCGTGGGGAAGAAGCAGACGCGGTACTCGGAGGCGGTCGGGATCGATCCGGCCGGGTACCAGCGCACGCACGAGCTGCGGCCGCGCCGGGGATCGCTCGACAAGTTGTCGGGGGCAACGATTGCGATCGGGCCGGGGATGGCGGCGGAGGGGTACAAGCTCGGGCAGGTGCTGACGGCGACGATCGGGGGGAAGCGCCTTCAGGTGAAGGTGGTCGCGCTCATGCCGGAGACGTTGGACGTGACGGAGAACTTCTTCGTGCCGAAGGAGCTGACCGAGGGTTTGGGGGGTTCTACAGAGACGCTGGTGAAGGTGGATCCTGGTGCTGACTTGAAGACGGTCGGGCGCGCGGTGTCGGCGGCGGGTGGGGGCGCGGTGCGGACGGTGGAGGAGTGGGCCGAGGACAAGGCGGCCGTCGAGCAGCGGGACGACACCGGGATCTTCGTGGTGCTGATGGGACTGGCGGGGGTCTATGCGGCGGTCGCCGTGGTCAACGCCGTGGTGATGGCGGCGGCTGAGCGGCGGCGCGAGTTCGCGCTGGCGCGGATGGCCGGACTGACGCGGCGACAGGTCGTCGGGATCGCGACGGTCGAGTCGCTCACCGTCGTCGTGGTCGGCGTCCTGCTGGGCGCTGTCGTCGCAGGTGCAGCGATGGCGGGAATCGCGGCCGGTACCGCGCAGATGTTCGGCGTCGTCGTGGTCGCGGTGCCGTGGCGGTTGCTCGGGCTCCTCCTCGCGGGCTCGCTCGCCGTGGTCGGCGGTACGGCGGCGATCACCGCCTGGACCACGACCAGGTTCAGTCCGGTCGTGGTCCTCGGTGGTCGGGAGTGA
- a CDS encoding TetR/AcrR family transcriptional regulator, with translation MRGALRRDELLRATLAVVERAGVAGVSHRAVAAEAGVSVASTTYHFASLDDLLIAALTGAAEDLTAELHERVTELGARPADELARLVEHLLVYRRGRTLAAYELYLLAARRPELREAAGAWLQPLTEIARTFTTNRQKASLLVAALDGLLLQSLVRARPFAQGDVAALLVYLR, from the coding sequence GTGCGTGGTGCACTGCGTCGGGACGAGTTGCTCAGGGCGACGCTTGCGGTGGTCGAGCGGGCTGGTGTCGCCGGGGTGAGTCATCGGGCCGTTGCTGCTGAGGCGGGGGTCTCGGTGGCCTCGACGACGTACCACTTCGCGTCGCTCGACGACCTGCTGATCGCGGCGCTCACCGGTGCCGCCGAGGACCTGACCGCCGAGCTGCACGAGCGGGTGACCGAGCTCGGCGCGCGGCCTGCGGACGAGCTGGCTCGGTTGGTCGAGCACCTGCTGGTCTACCGCCGCGGACGCACGCTGGCGGCGTACGAGCTGTATCTGCTTGCCGCCCGGCGCCCGGAGCTGCGGGAGGCCGCCGGGGCGTGGTTGCAGCCGCTGACCGAGATCGCGAGGACGTTCACGACCAACCGGCAGAAGGCGAGTCTGTTGGTGGCGGCGCTGGATGGGCTTCTGCTGCAGTCACTCGTCCGCGCGAGACCGTTCGCCCAGGGCGACGTCGCGGCCCTGCTCGTCTACCTGCGGTAG
- a CDS encoding bifunctional FO biosynthesis protein CofGH produces MTSTLSTAMRRALKRADDGKTLDQAEVEVLLTASGEALDKLMTTAGRVRDQGLEDAGRSGIVTYSKKVFIPLTRLCRDRCHYCTFATTPGRVESPYLSPDEVLEIARQGAALGCKEALFTLGDAPEDRWDAAKQWLDEAGYDSTLDYVRAMAIRVLEETGLLPHLNPGVMSWQDLQRLKPVAPSMGMMLETTSRRLFEEKGQPHFGSPDKDPSVRLRVLEDAGRSNVPFTTGLLIGIGETIEERADSVFALRRVARQYGGIQEVIIQGFRVKPDTAMRNDEDVPLHEWLAAIAVTRIVLGPRARVQAPPNLVDLDEAKLLLAAGVDDFGGVSPLTPDHVNPERPWPHLDDLTKLTADAGFTLRERLTAHPEYLREPWLDPRLISHVEALVDPATGLADEAAMPKGLPWQEPDGGWDSVGRTDLHTAIDTEGRRTETRSDFDAAYGDWDVLREDVAARRAAEAGGAPERIDGDVKEALAAAERDPAGLSDSQALTLMTATGPALDQLARIADDLRKAVAGDDVTYVVNRNINFTNVCYTGCRFCAFAQRRTDADAYSLSMDEVAQRAEEAWVIGATEVCMQGGIHPDLPGTAYADLVRAVKQRVPQMHVHAYSPMEIVNGSVRTGLSIEEFLISVKEAGLDSIPGTAAEILDDDVRWILTKGKLPTASWIEVISTAHKVGLPSSSTMMYGHVDSPHHWVQHLRTIAEVQDRTGGFTEFVLLPFIHTNSPIYLAGVARPGPTYDENRAVHAMSRIMLHGRIDNIQCSWVKLGTDGCVAVLNGGVNDIGGTLMEETISRMAGSKHGSRKSIEELTAMATAAGRPARQRTTTYGEVPQHPVTELELA; encoded by the coding sequence GTGACCTCCACTCTCAGCACCGCGATGCGGCGAGCGCTCAAGCGCGCGGACGACGGCAAGACCCTGGACCAGGCCGAGGTGGAGGTGCTGCTGACGGCCTCCGGTGAAGCACTGGACAAGCTCATGACGACCGCCGGCCGGGTCCGCGACCAGGGCCTCGAGGACGCCGGACGCAGCGGCATCGTCACGTACTCCAAGAAGGTCTTCATCCCGCTCACCCGGCTGTGCCGCGACCGCTGCCACTACTGCACGTTCGCCACCACGCCCGGCCGCGTCGAGTCGCCGTACCTGAGCCCGGACGAGGTGCTCGAGATCGCCCGCCAGGGCGCGGCCCTGGGCTGCAAGGAAGCCCTGTTCACACTCGGCGACGCGCCCGAGGACCGCTGGGACGCCGCCAAGCAGTGGCTGGACGAGGCGGGCTACGACAGCACCCTCGACTACGTCCGCGCGATGGCGATCCGGGTCCTGGAGGAGACGGGCCTGCTCCCGCACCTGAACCCGGGCGTCATGTCCTGGCAGGACCTGCAGCGGCTGAAGCCGGTCGCGCCGAGCATGGGCATGATGCTGGAGACGACCTCGCGGCGGCTGTTCGAGGAGAAGGGCCAGCCGCACTTCGGTTCGCCCGACAAGGACCCGTCGGTCCGGCTGCGCGTGCTCGAGGACGCCGGCCGCTCGAACGTGCCGTTCACCACCGGCCTGCTGATCGGGATCGGCGAGACGATCGAGGAACGCGCCGACTCGGTCTTCGCGCTGCGCCGGGTCGCCCGCCAGTACGGCGGGATCCAGGAGGTCATCATCCAGGGCTTCCGGGTGAAGCCGGACACGGCGATGCGCAACGACGAGGACGTCCCGCTGCACGAGTGGCTGGCCGCGATCGCGGTGACCCGGATCGTGCTCGGCCCGCGCGCCCGCGTCCAGGCCCCGCCGAACCTGGTCGACCTCGACGAGGCCAAACTGCTGCTCGCCGCGGGGGTCGACGACTTCGGCGGCGTCTCGCCGCTGACCCCGGACCACGTGAACCCCGAACGTCCCTGGCCGCACCTGGACGACCTGACCAAGCTGACCGCCGACGCCGGGTTCACGCTGCGGGAGCGGCTGACGGCCCACCCGGAGTACCTGCGCGAGCCGTGGCTCGACCCGCGCCTGATCTCGCACGTCGAGGCGCTCGTCGACCCGGCGACCGGCCTGGCCGACGAGGCCGCGATGCCGAAGGGCCTGCCCTGGCAGGAGCCGGACGGCGGTTGGGACTCGGTCGGCCGGACCGACCTGCACACCGCGATCGACACCGAAGGACGGCGTACGGAGACCCGTTCGGACTTCGACGCGGCGTACGGCGACTGGGACGTGCTGAGGGAAGACGTGGCGGCCCGCAGGGCGGCGGAGGCCGGCGGGGCTCCTGAGCGCATCGACGGCGACGTCAAGGAAGCGCTCGCGGCCGCCGAGCGCGATCCGGCCGGGTTGTCGGACAGCCAGGCGCTGACGTTGATGACGGCAACGGGTCCGGCGCTGGACCAGCTCGCGAGGATCGCCGACGACCTGCGCAAGGCCGTGGCCGGCGACGACGTGACCTACGTGGTGAACCGCAACATCAACTTCACCAACGTCTGCTACACCGGCTGCCGGTTCTGCGCGTTCGCCCAGCGGCGGACCGACGCCGACGCGTACTCGCTGTCGATGGACGAGGTCGCCCAGCGGGCCGAGGAGGCCTGGGTGATCGGCGCGACCGAGGTCTGCATGCAGGGCGGCATCCACCCGGACCTGCCCGGTACGGCGTACGCGGACCTCGTCCGCGCGGTCAAGCAGCGGGTGCCACAGATGCATGTGCACGCGTACTCGCCGATGGAGATCGTGAACGGCTCGGTGCGCACCGGGCTGTCGATCGAGGAGTTCCTGATCTCGGTCAAGGAGGCCGGGCTGGACAGCATCCCCGGGACGGCGGCCGAGATCCTCGACGACGACGTGCGCTGGATCCTCACCAAGGGAAAGTTGCCGACGGCAAGCTGGATCGAGGTGATCTCCACCGCGCACAAGGTCGGGCTGCCGTCGTCGTCCACGATGATGTACGGCCACGTCGACTCGCCGCACCACTGGGTCCAGCACCTGCGCACGATCGCGGAGGTCCAGGACCGGACCGGTGGGTTCACCGAGTTCGTGCTGCTGCCGTTCATCCACACCAACTCGCCGATCTACCTGGCCGGCGTGGCCCGCCCCGGCCCGACGTACGACGAGAACCGCGCGGTGCACGCGATGTCGCGGATCATGCTGCACGGCCGGATCGACAACATCCAGTGCTCCTGGGTCAAGCTCGGCACCGACGGCTGCGTCGCCGTCCTGAACGGCGGCGTCAACGACATCGGCGGCACCCTGATGGAGGAGACCATCAGCCGGATGGCCGGCTCCAAGCACGGCTCCCGCAAGTCGATCGAGGAGCTCACCGCGATGGCGACGGCCGCCGGCCGCCCGGCCCGCCAGCGCACCACGACGTACGGCGAGGTCCCGCAGCACCCGGTGACCGAGCTCGAACTGGCCTGA
- a CDS encoding acyl-CoA dehydrogenase has product MTGLREYLDGPHKAARDVVRDGLASHASLLDAGLRLTRDEYRDEVLRTLKEMAAQGHPSRGFPKEYGGQGDLGGFIAGFETLAYGDLSLMVKAGVQFGLFAGAILHLGTERHHDRYLADALTGDLLGCFAMTETGHGSNVQSLETTATYDETTGEFVVHTPTASARKDYIGNAARHGALAAVFAQLVVGGETHGVHCLLVPIRSDAGEPLPGVTLSDCGPKLGLNGVDNGRIVFDQVRVPREALLDRYAQVDANGTYRSEIENPDRRFFTMLGTLVQGRVSIGGAAISASKVAMTIAVRYADQRRQFGAPGSPDETLLLDYRMHQRRLLPLLARTYAMHFAQAELVDNFARIFGADDDAPRDDSDGRGGGTGGNEHDRRALEAQAAGTKALGTWHATEAIQMCREACGGAGYLSENRLSVLKADTDVFTTFEGDNTVLLQLVAKGLLTDYRRSFGELDPLGTARFVAGQAVEIAVEKTALRGLVERLRDVVPNRSDSTDPDAGLRDDDYHSGLLRFREQHMLSGVARRLKAGIDAGDEAFEVFNRCQDHVIAAGRAHVERVVLEAFQHAVQAAPEGETQDRLKELYDLHALATIENDRAWFMEHGRLSGPRSKAITALVNELCGRIRAYATDLVDAFGVPGAAVDVPMVVRSLHE; this is encoded by the coding sequence ATGACCGGGCTGCGGGAGTACTTGGACGGGCCGCACAAGGCCGCGCGCGACGTCGTACGGGACGGACTGGCCAGTCACGCGTCCCTGCTGGACGCCGGACTGCGCCTCACCAGGGACGAGTACCGCGACGAGGTGCTCCGGACGCTGAAGGAGATGGCCGCTCAAGGGCACCCGTCCCGTGGCTTCCCCAAGGAGTACGGCGGCCAGGGCGACCTCGGCGGGTTCATCGCCGGCTTCGAGACGCTCGCGTACGGCGACCTGTCGCTGATGGTGAAGGCCGGCGTCCAGTTCGGCCTCTTCGCCGGCGCGATCCTGCACCTGGGCACCGAGCGGCACCACGACCGCTACCTGGCCGACGCGCTCACCGGCGACCTGCTCGGCTGCTTCGCGATGACCGAGACCGGCCACGGCTCGAACGTCCAGTCGCTGGAGACCACCGCGACGTACGACGAGACGACCGGCGAGTTCGTCGTCCACACTCCGACCGCGTCGGCCCGCAAGGACTACATCGGCAACGCGGCCCGGCACGGGGCGCTGGCGGCGGTGTTCGCCCAGCTCGTCGTCGGTGGCGAGACGCACGGCGTGCACTGCCTGCTGGTGCCGATCCGCTCGGACGCCGGTGAGCCGTTGCCCGGCGTGACGCTCAGCGACTGCGGGCCGAAGCTCGGCCTGAACGGCGTCGACAACGGGCGGATCGTCTTCGACCAGGTCCGGGTGCCGCGGGAGGCGCTGCTGGACCGGTACGCGCAGGTGGATGCCAACGGCACCTATCGCAGCGAGATCGAGAACCCGGACCGGCGGTTCTTCACGATGCTCGGCACGCTGGTCCAGGGGCGGGTCTCGATCGGCGGCGCCGCGATCAGCGCGAGCAAGGTCGCGATGACGATCGCCGTCCGGTACGCCGACCAGCGCCGCCAGTTCGGTGCGCCGGGCAGTCCGGACGAGACGCTCCTGCTCGACTACCGGATGCACCAGCGCCGGCTGCTGCCGCTGCTGGCCCGGACCTACGCGATGCACTTCGCCCAGGCCGAACTGGTCGACAACTTCGCCCGGATCTTCGGCGCGGACGACGACGCGCCCCGCGACGACAGCGACGGGCGCGGCGGCGGCACCGGCGGCAACGAGCACGACCGGCGGGCCCTGGAAGCCCAGGCGGCCGGGACGAAGGCGCTCGGGACCTGGCACGCGACCGAGGCGATCCAGATGTGCCGCGAGGCGTGCGGTGGCGCGGGGTACCTGTCCGAGAACCGCCTGTCCGTGCTGAAGGCCGACACCGACGTGTTCACCACCTTCGAGGGGGACAACACGGTCCTGCTGCAGCTGGTCGCGAAGGGACTGCTGACCGACTACCGGCGATCGTTCGGCGAGCTGGACCCGCTGGGCACCGCGCGGTTCGTCGCCGGCCAGGCGGTCGAGATCGCGGTCGAGAAGACCGCGCTGCGCGGTCTGGTCGAGCGGCTGCGCGACGTCGTACCGAATCGGTCGGACTCCACCGACCCGGATGCCGGGCTGCGCGACGACGACTACCACTCGGGCCTGCTGCGGTTCCGCGAGCAGCACATGCTGTCCGGGGTCGCGCGGCGGCTGAAGGCGGGGATCGACGCCGGGGACGAGGCGTTCGAGGTGTTCAACCGCTGCCAGGACCACGTGATCGCGGCCGGCCGGGCGCACGTCGAGCGGGTGGTGCTGGAGGCGTTCCAGCACGCGGTACAGGCTGCTCCGGAGGGTGAGACGCAGGACCGGCTGAAGGAGCTGTACGACCTGCACGCGCTCGCGACGATCGAGAACGACCGGGCCTGGTTCATGGAGCACGGGCGGCTGTCCGGCCCGCGCTCGAAGGCGATCACGGCCCTGGTGAACGAGTTGTGCGGCCGGATTCGCGCCTACGCCACCGACCTCGTGGACGCGTTCGGCGTACCGGGCGCGGCGGTCGACGTACCGATGGTTGTACGGTCGCTGCATGAGTGA
- a CDS encoding TOBE domain-containing protein — MPNLRISEAAALLGVSDDTVRRWIDNKRLPATEQGGRKAVDGRALAAFAQELAESPDTGPTAAASARNRMRGIVTRVVKDGVMAQVEMQAGPFRVVSLMSREAADELGLEPGVVAVASIKSTHVVVEIPEV, encoded by the coding sequence ATGCCGAATTTGCGAATCAGTGAGGCGGCCGCGCTACTCGGAGTCAGTGATGACACCGTCCGGCGCTGGATCGACAACAAGCGGCTGCCGGCCACCGAGCAGGGCGGCCGGAAGGCCGTCGACGGGAGGGCGCTGGCCGCGTTCGCCCAGGAGCTCGCCGAGTCGCCGGACACCGGTCCGACGGCCGCCGCGTCGGCCCGCAACCGGATGCGCGGCATCGTCACGCGCGTCGTCAAGGACGGCGTGATGGCGCAGGTCGAGATGCAGGCCGGACCGTTCCGGGTCGTCTCGCTGATGAGCCGCGAGGCCGCCGACGAGCTCGGCCTGGAGCCCGGCGTGGTCGCCGTCGCCTCGATCAAGTCCACCCACGTAGTCGTCGAGATCCCGGAGGTCTAG
- the modA gene encoding molybdate ABC transporter substrate-binding protein: MFRRTSFTRRALAVSLSAGVALGLAACGDDTPAGSSPSASSPSAGASSSAAISGTVNVFAAASLTGTFTQLGKDFEAAHPGVKVVFNFAGSSALATQINQGAPADVFASAAPKNMDQVTDKGTATTFVKNVLEIAVPKGNPGKITGLKDFTDKNRKIALCAEQVPCGAAAQKVFAAAKLTPQPDSLEQDVKAALTKVSLGEVDAALVYKTDVLAAKDKVEGIEFPESAQAVNEYPIATLTKAPNAGGAKAFVDFVLSADGTKVLTAAGFDAP, translated from the coding sequence ATGTTCCGCCGTACCAGCTTCACCCGGCGTGCCCTCGCCGTTTCGCTCAGCGCGGGCGTCGCGCTCGGCCTGGCCGCCTGCGGCGACGACACCCCGGCAGGCTCCTCGCCGTCCGCGTCGTCCCCGTCGGCCGGCGCGAGCAGCAGCGCGGCGATCTCGGGCACGGTGAACGTCTTCGCCGCCGCCTCCCTGACCGGCACCTTCACCCAGCTCGGCAAGGACTTCGAGGCCGCGCACCCGGGCGTCAAGGTGGTCTTCAACTTCGCCGGCAGCTCGGCGCTGGCGACGCAGATCAACCAGGGCGCGCCGGCCGACGTGTTCGCGTCGGCCGCACCGAAGAACATGGACCAGGTGACCGACAAGGGAACGGCGACGACGTTCGTGAAGAACGTGCTGGAGATCGCCGTCCCGAAGGGCAACCCGGGCAAGATCACCGGGCTGAAGGACTTCACCGACAAGAACCGGAAGATCGCGCTCTGCGCCGAGCAGGTGCCGTGCGGCGCGGCCGCGCAGAAGGTGTTCGCCGCGGCCAAGCTGACGCCGCAGCCGGACAGCCTCGAGCAGGACGTGAAGGCGGCGCTGACCAAGGTCAGCCTCGGTGAGGTCGACGCGGCGCTGGTCTACAAGACCGACGTCCTGGCCGCCAAGGACAAGGTCGAGGGGATCGAGTTCCCGGAGTCCGCGCAGGCGGTCAACGAGTACCCGATCGCGACGCTGACCAAGGCCCCGAACGCCGGCGGCGCCAAGGCGTTCGTCGACTTCGTCCTGTCGGCCGACGGCACGAAGGTCCTCACCGCGGCGGGCTTCGACGCTCCGTGA
- the modB gene encoding molybdate ABC transporter permease subunit, whose protein sequence is MPLVLVLPALLGLAFLLVPLIGLLAEAPWSTLPSRLFSAEVGQALRLSLLCASAATVICLFLGIPLAWLLARADLPGRGLLRALVTVPLVLPPVVGGVALLLVLGRRGLIGERLDLWFGFSLPFTTAGVIVAEAFVAMPFLVISVEGALRAADPRYEEAAATLGAGRWLTFRRVTLPSIAPGIVAGAVLCWARALGEFGATITFAGNFPGRTTTMPLAVYLALETDPDVAVVLSIVLLIVSVVVLASLRERWISGLR, encoded by the coding sequence TTGCCGCTCGTCCTCGTCCTGCCCGCTCTGCTCGGTCTGGCGTTTCTACTGGTCCCACTGATCGGTCTGCTCGCCGAGGCTCCCTGGTCGACGCTGCCGTCCCGGCTGTTCAGCGCCGAGGTCGGCCAGGCCCTCCGTCTGTCCTTGCTCTGCGCCAGCGCCGCCACCGTCATCTGTCTCTTCCTGGGTATCCCGCTCGCCTGGCTGCTCGCCCGCGCCGACCTCCCCGGCCGCGGTCTCCTCCGCGCTCTCGTGACCGTTCCTCTGGTCCTGCCGCCCGTAGTCGGCGGCGTGGCATTGCTGCTCGTCCTCGGCCGCCGCGGACTGATCGGCGAGCGGCTGGACCTGTGGTTCGGTTTCTCCCTTCCCTTCACCACGGCCGGCGTGATCGTCGCCGAGGCGTTCGTCGCGATGCCGTTCCTGGTCATCTCCGTCGAAGGCGCTCTCCGCGCCGCCGACCCGCGCTACGAGGAGGCCGCCGCGACCTTGGGCGCCGGACGCTGGCTGACCTTCCGCCGCGTCACGCTGCCGTCCATCGCACCAGGCATCGTCGCGGGCGCCGTTCTGTGCTGGGCCCGCGCGCTCGGCGAGTTCGGTGCCACCATCACCTTCGCGGGCAACTTCCCCGGCCGGACGACGACGATGCCGCTGGCCGTCTACCTGGCCCTGGAGACCGACCCCGACGTCGCGGTCGTGCTGAGCATCGTGCTGCTGATCGTGTCGGTCGTCGTCCTCGCGAGCCTGCGCGAGCGCTGGATCAGTGGTCTGCGATGA